A window of Verrucomicrobiia bacterium contains these coding sequences:
- a CDS encoding glycoside hydrolase family 71/99-like protein: MILPLRFFVPRCDRSIYPPIRMRWLACLAIIFIFGSHARAETVGEDNFERGGLSTFWNLTNGVSVRESSGANSSRHFASIEANGELGASLENGSTNGLANFDIQFDFRARKNSGREFDFQIGTGEVDIDYDDAKGWCAATVSKNKISQSPVSGLGKILPDVWYHFRFVGRNWGQAEAHYELQLSILDGERQFTRATNLALFGLVKLSPATQTAREFLFNAKEIGPGFDVDNVSVESVDAYTGPVVKGVDTQTLFGKVMCGYQGWFGVPGDGSSARGWRHWTKGRGELTDGNAKVDLWPDVSELLPGDRFPTGFQMADGKPAEVFSSYKKTTVVKHFEWMRDYGIDGVFVQRFTVGLRNSPNFKHNNTVLANCREGANANGRAYAVMYDLSGMPAGQMDNVMQDWRALRREMAMTEDPAYLHHHGKPVVAVWGIGFNDQREYTLDECRRLIEFLKNDPEAGGCTVMIGVPARWRTLSGDAVRDPRLLEIAAMADVISPWTVGRYVNPAGAVDYAAKSLKPDQAWCHERGIDYLPVVFPGFSWHNMYGGESGQIPRLSGQFLWTQFCEAKRANTSMVYVAMFDEVDEGTAIFKCVNDVPVGRESKFVTFEGLPSDYYLKLVGAGGKLLRNEIPLADELPVKANAEVSTSSKIN, from the coding sequence ATGATTTTGCCGTTACGATTTTTTGTTCCCAGGTGCGACCGCAGCATTTACCCGCCTATCCGCATGCGATGGCTGGCGTGTCTCGCGATCATTTTTATTTTTGGTTCACACGCGCGGGCGGAAACGGTGGGTGAAGATAATTTTGAACGCGGCGGTCTTTCGACCTTTTGGAATCTAACGAATGGCGTGTCCGTGCGTGAATCAAGTGGCGCGAATTCGAGCCGTCACTTTGCCAGTATCGAGGCGAATGGTGAATTGGGAGCGAGCCTGGAGAATGGTTCGACCAATGGTTTGGCAAACTTTGACATTCAATTCGATTTTCGCGCGCGAAAAAATTCCGGGCGGGAATTTGATTTTCAGATCGGAACGGGCGAGGTAGATATTGATTACGATGATGCGAAAGGCTGGTGCGCCGCGACGGTGAGCAAAAATAAAATCTCGCAATCGCCGGTTTCAGGCTTGGGCAAAATCTTGCCGGACGTGTGGTATCACTTCAGATTTGTTGGGCGGAATTGGGGACAAGCTGAAGCGCACTACGAATTGCAACTTTCAATCCTGGACGGGGAGCGTCAGTTCACACGCGCGACGAATCTCGCGTTATTTGGATTAGTAAAATTAAGCCCCGCGACACAAACGGCGCGCGAATTTTTGTTCAATGCAAAAGAGATCGGCCCGGGATTTGACGTGGACAATGTAAGTGTTGAGTCAGTGGATGCCTATACTGGGCCGGTTGTGAAGGGCGTGGATACGCAAACACTTTTTGGCAAGGTGATGTGCGGCTATCAAGGCTGGTTTGGCGTGCCGGGCGATGGCAGTTCGGCACGCGGATGGCGGCACTGGACGAAGGGGCGCGGAGAACTGACGGATGGCAACGCGAAAGTGGATTTGTGGCCGGACGTTTCCGAATTGTTGCCGGGCGACCGTTTTCCCACCGGATTTCAGATGGCAGATGGCAAGCCGGCGGAGGTTTTCAGTTCGTATAAAAAAACGACGGTGGTAAAACATTTTGAATGGATGCGCGACTATGGGATTGATGGCGTGTTTGTGCAGCGATTCACGGTTGGTTTGCGCAACTCACCCAATTTTAAGCATAACAATACGGTGCTGGCGAATTGCCGTGAGGGCGCGAACGCCAATGGTCGCGCTTACGCAGTGATGTATGACCTCAGTGGCATGCCCGCCGGGCAGATGGATAATGTGATGCAGGATTGGCGGGCGTTGCGCCGCGAGATGGCGATGACGGAGGACCCGGCGTATCTGCATCATCATGGCAAGCCGGTCGTGGCCGTGTGGGGAATCGGTTTCAATGACCAGCGCGAATATACTTTGGACGAATGCCGGCGCTTGATCGAGTTTTTGAAAAACGATCCCGAAGCGGGCGGTTGCACGGTCATGATCGGTGTGCCCGCGCGCTGGCGCACGCTCAGTGGCGATGCCGTGCGTGATCCGCGTTTGCTGGAAATCGCGGCGATGGCGGACGTCATCAGTCCGTGGACGGTGGGACGTTATGTGAACCCGGCGGGTGCGGTGGATTACGCGGCGAAATCCTTGAAGCCCGACCAGGCGTGGTGCCACGAGCGGGGGATTGATTATCTGCCGGTCGTATTTCCGGGATTTAGCTGGCACAACATGTATGGCGGAGAGTCGGGCCAGATTCCCCGGCTCTCGGGACAATTTTTATGGACGCAATTCTGCGAAGCCAAGCGCGCCAACACTTCGATGGTTTACGTGGCGATGTTTGACGAAGTGGACGAGGGCACGGCGATTTTCAAATGCGTCAATGATGTGCCGGTCGGGCGTGAATCGAAATTCGTGACCTTCGAGGGATTGCCGAGCGATTATTATCTGAAGCTGGTGGGCGCAGGCGGAAAATTATTGCGCAATGAAATTCCGCTGGCAGACGAATTGCCGGTGAAGGCAAACGCCGAGGTCTCCACGAGTTCCAAAATAAATTGA